The Raphanus sativus cultivar WK10039 chromosome 2, ASM80110v3, whole genome shotgun sequence DNA segment ataattaacaatGTTTATTCCAATAACTTTTTGTCAGAGATATTAATTACAATATCTTTCATTCTTTCTCTCTAAAAATAGCAATAAAATCTGTCTTAGATATTTTCCTTAAGACCACTATTTCATTATTTGGATAAATATCCCAATACTATGATAGTATGATGTATGATATACATTATTACTTTATAAAGGATATTGATTCTTACAGAAAAGATCATCTTTTTGACAGAGATGTTCAACATACTTCTTAAGCTTTATTATTTATACTGTAGaaactttaaaagttaatatttatattaataaaattttcgtCGATTGTCTTGAGATACAAAacgatatttttataataaaataaaatttaaattctaaaatgacATTTAATATAAAAGAGAGAATATAAGTCAGTTAACATTACAAAACACGATTTATTCATGAAAATACTACgattgatttatttatatacatgaACACTTGCAAAACATCTatccaaattataaaataatgtcAGCACTAGTACGAATTACAAGGCTAGGAGCTCCGATCATGAACACATGTATATAGTCCATTACTCTTTTGTACCTCAATATATTTGTTATGCTCGTCCTGAATTGACTATGTGTTCATTCATACACACATGATTTGAGCATTTCTTAAGTAATAACAATAGTAAAAAGAAAGGGGAAAAAAGTAACGGGATTTATAGCAGACGTGGAACAATAGCGGACTCTAGAATGGAAAGACATTGCTGATTCGTTGACAGCGACATTGCTAAATTTTGTGTCTTTTAGATATTTTCTGGACTCAGGTGtggcaaaaaaatataaagttttacaCATCAGTCTTACAGATTTATGGACCACGAGTTTGATCTTATAATTTTACAACTTATAagcattttaatttttaagccctttctcaaaaaaaaactataagcatttcataattaataaattaaattgtaacTATATTTTGTGGTGACAGAGAGAAACACTCGGATCCATTCCAAGCCATACCGTATATCTACTTTGCAGCGGTAGGTGACAAGTATCAAAACAAAATCTCAATTATGTTATTCGTTACAAAAATTGACGATAAAAGAAAGGCTAGGGTTATAAAAAGACTAGTTTAATTAGTCTAGTTAGATTCATCGTACCGGTTGATTCGAGGACGAAGGTCGGTGTTTTTGGATATTGATGTTTTATGCTAGTTTGGAAAGTCAAATACTGTATAGCCATTAGGAGATGTTGgatttgttatatattcattaatgaaaaaaaaagaaaacaattacaAACTTCACCAATTGTTGGAGCAAACTTTGTAAAAGAGTAATATGGATTTTGCGATTATATATGTCAGGGCAACCCTAGTCTCCATCAAAATGAATCTCTCAATAATTCAAATGTAATATGATTGTGTATTAAGATTTACTTGAAGAATTATAATAATCCTCTCAGACTATAGTCATAAAGcttcaaattatttatgttttcaagaatTACTTCTTTGAAAAATACAGTACATCCATGATACTACCCAAAATAAATGCTGTCATTTTACAGATAATGattgaaaaacaatttaaaagaTTTTACTATTTAGCAGTAACTATCCAGTGACATTTTTCACAACTTTATTGGTAGCTTATACATTAATAAATAGAGAAATACTAATAGATTTTGTAGCTTGGGTTTTGAACAGTTTGATCGTTTTCGTACGGCATTGTAAGATTTTTATCCTCTCCTCTGCTATATAATACACACTCGTCCGAGTACATACCTCCATGTCTCAGCCTTCAAAGCTATCACTCACATGAAATATAAAATCTCTGTGAAACATTCAAAAACATCAATGGCGGTCTTGTCCAAACCGGCAGCAGAACCAAAATCCGGTTTTTCTCCAATCCCGGTTATTGATATCTCTGACCCGGAATCCAAACACGCTCTCGTCAAAGCCTGTGAAGACTTTGGGTTCTTCAAGGTAATCAACCATGGCGTTTCCTCTGAACTAGTCACTGTTCTGGAACATGAGGCCGTTGCGTTCTTCTCATTGCCCAAGTCCGAGAAAACCCAACTCGCAGGTTATCCGTTTGGATATGGGAGCAGAGAGATTGGTCGGAACGGTGACGTGGGTTGGGTTGAGTACTTGTTGATGAATGCTAATCTTGACTTCAGTTCGGTTCCATTCCCAGGAATCTTCAGGTTGGTGAATAACGTGTCTGTCTTTATTTTAAATGTCTCTTGTTTAGTTAACACCTTTCATTATCATACTCTGTTTATTCCCCTGTTTCATGCTCTGTTTTGTAGTTCATGTTCCGTCTCTTTCTCTGCTTTTTgtctagtttctttttttttgttacttttttATAAGTATTTTCACTGAACCCGACAAACGtgtgaaaaaaatcaaacataaaacataGCTGAAGGAGAACTTTAAGCATCTCGTGTAAGCTTTTCCGTCATTGTGTACCcaatttaaaactaatactcATGTTTCCTTTTGCAGAAACGCGTTGTTAGAGTACACAACATCAGTAAGAAAAATGACATGCCATGTTTTGGAGATGATGGTAGATGGGTTAGGGATCAAACCTAGGGACACACTTAGCAAGCTTGTGTCTGACTCAAACACTGATTCCATGTTCAGACTTAATCACTATCCACCATGCCCTCTTGTCAACAAAACTACTAATGGTGGCAAGAATGTGATTGGTTTTGGTGAACACACAGATCCTCAAATCATATCTGTCTTGAGATCTAACAACACTTCTGGTCTACAGATCAGTCTTACTGACGGCTCCTGGATCTCTGTCCCTTCTgatccctcctccttcttcttcaacGTCTGTGACTCTCTCCAGGTTTGTCTCGAtcgttgagtttttttttggtttaagattcTAAACAAAAGCTCAGACAATTACTTGGAAATGTGAATACCTGAGGAAGATTCAAACCCTAATCTTCCAGTTTTAACATGTTTTGACGGACCATATGCACTTCACTTGACCATATGCTATactagaaacaaaatatttgttaccAGATGTCCAACCCATTACTTAGTATGATATTGTCTATTTCGAATTCGTGGATTTGCTTTTGAAAAGACTTCATACTGAATAGAGTTGGACGCTAATTATATTAGACTTTATTTTTCTAGTATTTCGATACGGATTTAGATTGCCATTTTATTCTAACACAACCAATAAGCGACCCTTAGTTGCTTTATCGTCAAGTATCTAAACTTTTTGCTTTGTGTGCTGATCTTGCAGGTGTTGACAAATGGGAGGTTCAAGAGTGTGAAGCATAGGGTTTTAGCAAACAGCAGgaaatctagggtttctatgatATACTTCGCTGGACCTTCGTTGACTCAGAGAATCGCTCCGTTGATTTGTCTTATAGACAATGAAGAAGAGAGTTTGTACGAAGAGTTCACTTGGTCTGAGTATAAAAACTCTGCCGACAACTCTAGATTGTCTGATAATAGGCTTCAACGTTTCAAAAAGAAACCTGTAAATGattcataagttttttttttgtgatttgtaGATTGAAATGCAAATCTAAAAGTGTGccatatatatatcatctgTATATGTATGTTTGaagttaatgttttttttttgtgattaacaTGTTTGAAGTTAATGTTGATccaataattttgaaaatgcgactgtttttgttttctactatCACTGTATCACTTTTATAAGTTATGGTTACATCACGAATAACTGATGGAATCATTTAAGGTGgtgtaagaaaaagaaaactccaaatttcaaaaatacatgataatacttttttttttgcatcgaCATGATACTATATTGTAGGATTAAACGTGCGACATTTTGTGGATACCAACTTTATAGCAGTAATAAAGATATTGATATAGACATTACAACAGAAAATCTCGATATTACAGGTCGAATGTGGTCCGAGAATTTGATATTGGTACCAAAATGCTACACATGTATGAATTTAGACAGCGTGTTGTTTGCTTACAGATTGAGCCATTCTTTTAAAGGAAAATGACTCGTCAATGTATTGTCAAATTCACATGCATGGACCAACTTAGATATGTCTCCAACAAGTTGTATTTTATTCTTAACGTTGTTAACTAAAAGTTTTCTTTCTGTAAACATCATATATTCTAACTCTTGATATTTTTGTATGTTTAGAGGGGTTCGAATGCTCGTGCATCTCCTAGGGCGAAACCTAactgtttcaaattattttttttagaagagCAGACTCATCCCAACAAAAAATTGATAATATAAGTGTTTATGTCGCTATGCCAACTTCAAGTTAGTTATAATGTGGAttgtagaaaaaaaatgttttgtatgCTAATGGAATCAAACCGAGACATTTTTTGAATATGATAATCATAAGAAGACGACAAAACTTTGTACTGTTTCCAagttttatttgaaatatattgaTTTGGTCAAAGTTAATAGAATCTAACTTATTTATAATAGTTCTTTCACTGTTACTTGGATAGGAACTTGATAAGAGCTTACTAGGCTTTCGAAAATATCTGAATGCAGACGAATCTACAGATTTTGGCAATTGAATCAAAATTTGTATAAGGTAAAGCACCACACAAACAatatctaaaatctaaatatccatTTATAGTCACTTAAAATAGTTCTTTCGCTGTTACTTGGATAGGAACTTGAGAGCTTACTAGGCTTTTGAAAATATCTGAATGCAGACGAATCTAAAGATTTTGGCGATTCAATCACAATTTGTATAAGGTAAAACACCACACAAACAatatctaaaatctaaatattcaCTGACAGTCACTAAAAactctatctatatatataattaggaAGTGATGAGCCATAATTATGTAGACACACTTAGAgccaaaaactatatatatatatgatcaggAAGTGATGAGCCATAATTTAGAGAGATCATCCCACTAGGTGAAAGTAAAAAAGCACACTGCTTTCTTGAATCACACGCTACCTTTTGTTATATCACACACTTCATCTATGCACTTTCTTCCTTCATAAGTCACCAAACATCTTCATCCTTGAAACCACTTCCTAACCTGAATCATCAGCCAGTCTCGGTGATCTTACAAACCGGCCTGCATAATGCTTCTCCATTGACAAGCACCGCTCTGAGAACTGACCATTCATCTCAAACCCTCCAAATAATACTGCAGCTGTAGCATTTTTCTGCTTTCCTCCACTACTCAGTTTTTGGACCTTCAGCTTCTCCATCTCGGCTTCTATACTCTCTTTTGATTCTTCAAAGTGGTCAATTAAAGGCCCACTTAGTCCAATTTCCAACATAAGAATCAAAGAATCCAACACAAACATGAGTTGAATGTTCAGAAACTGGTTAGTCAGTAAACCCTTAAACACTAATATGGTCAACATTCTCCAACTTGGACATTCTCTTCTCATTTCTTTTACTATCAAAGAGACAAAAGTACATGTGATCTTCACTATTTGTCTATCAACATCAAACAGAAGAAAGAACCACAGAGATTAAATAACAGAAACTTTTGAACACAACCCAACTTTTTGCTATTCAAACTGAAtattctgtttttctttttcagtttttctttCTACCTATAAAAACAGACATTATATTGAATGAAGTGATTACCATGAGAGTTTCAATTACTACACTATTTTATTGCCAACTAACTTCAGTTGGTGCACTTGTGGTCGTGGCATGAACCTCAGCCAAAGACACAGCCATAGCCATCATCATCTGCTCCTCAAAACTCTCTGGAACAATGACCATAGGAAATATGTGGAAGCTCTCTCCGTTCATGTACGAGCTTACATAGCTGTTGCTCTCCGTTTCTCCCATCTCACTGTTGTTACGGTAATGATGGTCAATGTCTTCTACATCTTGTTCTACGTCGTAGAAACTGTCGCAGTTACCAGGAAGCATAGTGTATGAAGCAACGTTGACGTTGTGATTGTGATTGGAGGATTCACCAACCATTTGCTGGCGTTCAGTAAGTGCAGAGATTGCACAACCAGAGGATGAAGATGACATTGTTCCTGGTTCTACATAACTATGATCTTCTTCTGATACATACTGCCTTGAAGGTGCCGTTTCTCCACAACCTGAACTTCTCTGCATCTCTGTTTCCTGTTTgaaacaaattgaaaaaaaaaagccatagagacttaaaattttcatttcatGAGGGGTATAAAATTAGTTAggagataattaaataaataaataattattaccTGAATGGAGAGCCATATTGCTTCCATAACCATTAACTCTTCAAGATCAACATCATCCCTGAAGAGTTTTCAGAACAAATCAGATATATGAAGTCCAAACTGAATCACCTCAGAACAAAGTTACATCAATGCACACTGATGAGATTGTAGTTGGAGACATGGAAGCATACTTTAACCTCACAACATACACTTGTAATAGAAAGCACAGTGGTGCACTTCAGTCCTATACACTTGGTTCCccagaacaaaacaaaaccaagtctTAAGTACTTAGTTccccaaaacaaaacaaacaaaaccaagtCTAAGTACTTATGTTCCCCATAAAGAAGCCAAGTCTAAGTACTTTGTTCCCTAAAACAAAACCAACTCTAAGAACTTAGCTCCTCAAAACACTGCATGATCTAATTACAGTTCATTCTTACAACTGATAGATTACTTCATTGCTGAActtgacaaagaaaaaataaagagcAGCCCAAGTGGAAAGACAGACCTGCTTCCACGCTGTCTAACTGATGTGTTCTGAGATGAAGAAGTTTCTGCATCTTCCATGGGAGAATTATAAGATATACCTGCAAAACCAAGGGACACAAAAATGAAGCCTGTCAAGACCGCCTTTGTGATATCAAGATTTAACAATGTTctgtaagaaagaaaaaaaaaaagaagaagctgaacCTGAAGCTGAACCGTACTCAATTTCACCAGTCATTGCGCTTGTGCTAGAGGAACATGACTCCAAACGTTTCTGCATTTTCTCTTCATCATCCTGCATTTCTTTCTGCCTCATCCTTATCTTGGCTTCTATAACCCGTTGCTCCTCCTGTAAAAAAGGATACAGAGATATAAAACAAAGAAGTTTCTTCAAACTTTATAGAGACAACAAGTCACAGTGAAACATCATTTCTAAATCTTACAACTTGTTCAATGCCCTTTTCCTCCTTTGACTTCACTCCACGGTACTCAACAGCATAGTTGGGTGTTTTACAAAAAGGGCATCTCATAATGTTAAGGAGGACATTAAAGAGAAGATCCATTCAAACTAAATGATAAAAGACAAGTCAATATGagttcattattattattttttttttaaattcactcTCTTCCAACAAGACATAAACCTATGACTCTTCAGACACCTACTAGATAATCTAAGAGTTTTAACAAGAAGGATTGAGATTTAAGGATACTGAGTAGGCCGAGCTGAATTAGGATTCTTCATTTGCAAAAAACActctgcaaacaaaaaaaattataaaccaaaatcaaaacgGTGGAAACATGAAGAAGCTAATAAGAAAAGCTGATGAAAATACTTCACCCACCTGTACAAATGCTTTTCATGCAACATCTTGACCTATTAAGGCTAGGATAGTACTAGAACCacacacaagaagaagaagagagaagttAGATCTATACAACGAGACAATGGTTACATTTGCTATTAAAAtagcacacacacacaaaccaGAAAGCAAATGGGGCATTCTTCAAGGTCATGGCAGCTTTCATCATCCCCAGGGTAGCAAGGAGCAAGCTTAGACTCAAGAATCAGTTTCCTAAGCTTTTTAATGTCCACATCTTTGTTCACATACAAACCTTGTGGCTTTGTATACTTTTCTTCCACCACTTGCCTCCTCCTTCCCACTAGCTTATTACCCATTCTCACAAAAAGTTCTAACCTTTTCTTACTAAATCACACTAACAgctttataaaagaaaaacaaatcctTTTCTACGGTTACAGTCACTATCACTAGTCTAAAGGTACATGCTTTGAATTGGGAACGTTCTTCGTTATAAAGTAAGGTTCTTTATTGAACCTGCACAAAGGTGAATACGGTTTCAGTACATAGTTGGGGCTAAAGCCCTAAACTTTACATCTGTTCCAAAGTAATTAAGCAAACCTGAGAAGTTGAGAAGGAAACAAGAAACGAGATCGAGATGGGTTTTGAGCTAAACGATAAGAGACACGATCAGAACTTTTAACtctgtagagagagagagagagagagtgtttgtgtgtgtatgtctgttttgtattatataaaaaacagAGGATTAGACGAAGTTCTTTATctgaaaattgtatttttttttatataaaatattttgacgGAAAATCTCTTTTgagagagggagaagaagagatgatgaggtggtggtggtggtggtggcgagAAGCAAAAGGGGTCACAGGTCACGATGGAGTAAGAGGTGATGCAAAGAATCACTCTGCTTCTTTGTTTCTCTTTGACACGCATTAAACGACGTCGTGTCATtcattttttggtttgtttgacCGGAAAGAGATTAGAATATACGAAATCTTTTGAAAGCGGTTTTGTCTTAAACACTTGAGTTTCGTTTatgtcttttttattattatcattatcatTATCCGTTTCTTTAATTGTATGTTTCTTTGTCGCATTGCGTAATTAATCTAATATTCGTAGTCTTTAACCTTTCATAGTTATGGAAGAAACACGCAATTACACAAAGTATCTTTGGTTGCTACTTTAAAATTAGATTAGTCGGCGTTAGTGTTACGTTTGATTGAAATGTAACTTTCTTCTTGGCGGCAATATTCTAATAGCTTTCTGGTTtgtctgttttttttggttctgaGTATGATGTTATCTGTTGACGTATAAATTTTCTAATACTCGTTGAATCAACCTAACTGCACACCAAAAGAAGGTGAACATAAGTCGCAGAAAGCTAGctagataataatattatatgagACGAATAAATTCGTGTGTGTGTGGGTTGATGGAAAAATATTTGGTTCAACTAACACAAAATTGGCTAAGGTTGGTTAGAGATGGTCAACCATTGGTTTTGTTGCTATGTGCCTTCAGCCATTTAAGCACTTACACAAACCTCTTTTcatatataaacacaaaagaTTAGTTCACATAATCTTTGATTTGGTTGTTGTGAACTATAACATATGATATTTTGTAGAAAAAGAATTGTAAAAGTTTTGTCCAAAGAATATTATGGTATCGTGCTTTCTAAATTGTTTTCTCGGTTTCCATACATATAAAagtactaggtgattttcccgtgctcatgcacggatataaatatttataaagtaaatattctataataattaattgctatttattttaaattttatattaatttataattgtatgcatagtttatattaataatattatattactttaattagatatatgattttagatatgttataggTTGTCAGTTTTGTTAttttacagtcgatttagttatcatttggatatattgattgtatttatttttttgaattta contains these protein-coding regions:
- the LOC108829138 gene encoding gibberellin 2-beta-dioxygenase 1 → MKYKISVKHSKTSMAVLSKPAAEPKSGFSPIPVIDISDPESKHALVKACEDFGFFKVINHGVSSELVTVLEHEAVAFFSLPKSEKTQLAGYPFGYGSREIGRNGDVGWVEYLLMNANLDFSSVPFPGIFRNALLEYTTSVRKMTCHVLEMMVDGLGIKPRDTLSKLVSDSNTDSMFRLNHYPPCPLVNKTTNGGKNVIGFGEHTDPQIISVLRSNNTSGLQISLTDGSWISVPSDPSSFFFNVCDSLQVLTNGRFKSVKHRVLANSRKSRVSMIYFAGPSLTQRIAPLICLIDNEEESLYEEFTWSEYKNSADNSRLSDNRLQRFKKKPVNDS
- the LOC108827598 gene encoding E3 ubiquitin-protein ligase DA2; translated protein: MGNKLVGRRRQVVEEKYTKPQGLYVNKDVDIKKLRKLILESKLAPCYPGDDESCHDLEECPICFLYYPSLNRSRCCMKSICTECFLQMKNPNSARPTQCPFCKTPNYAVEYRGVKSKEEKGIEQVEEQRVIEAKIRMRQKEMQDDEEKMQKRLESCSSSTSAMTGEIEYGSASGISYNSPMEDAETSSSQNTSVRQRGSRDDVDLEELMVMEAIWLSIQETEMQRSSGCGETAPSRQYVSEEDHSYVEPGTMSSSSSGCAISALTERQQMVGESSNHNHNVNVASYTMLPGNCDSFYDVEQDVEDIDHHYRNNSEMGETESNSYVSSYMNGESFHIFPMVIVPESFEEQMMMAMAVSLAEVHATTTSAPTEVSWQ